The following proteins come from a genomic window of Microbacterium sp. JZ31:
- a CDS encoding DsbA family protein, whose amino-acid sequence MSSDETGQTPDARGRREAVREKAQKVKARQSRNRVLRRSALVLLALAAVAGIAYAVTSIVVPAVSEPTLNPSGLEDDGVVVDEAMQPDATGTAAPTETPAPKTPAPSETPGVGPIQIHVYVDYLSQAAGDFQRVNASQLSEWVEQGAVEVVYHPVALLTSKSAGTKYSQRAAGAAACVVEHAPEAFAAFNHELLTNQPTVDSDGFSDSELANLAIATGADDTKAVRACIENEDYFAWAREATERALNGPLPGTDDLTLSGAPMILVNGEPYVGALDAPEEFAAFLLAVDSEAYLETATPEPTPSPSGS is encoded by the coding sequence ATGTCGAGCGACGAGACGGGCCAGACGCCCGACGCGCGGGGCCGTCGCGAGGCGGTGCGCGAGAAGGCTCAGAAGGTCAAGGCGCGCCAGTCGCGCAACCGTGTGCTGCGCCGATCCGCGCTCGTGCTGCTGGCGCTCGCCGCCGTCGCGGGCATCGCGTACGCCGTGACCAGCATCGTCGTGCCCGCCGTGTCCGAGCCGACCCTCAACCCGAGCGGTCTCGAGGACGACGGCGTCGTGGTCGACGAGGCGATGCAGCCCGATGCGACCGGCACCGCCGCTCCCACCGAGACGCCGGCGCCGAAGACGCCCGCGCCGTCGGAGACCCCGGGCGTGGGGCCCATCCAGATCCACGTGTACGTCGACTACCTCTCGCAGGCGGCCGGCGACTTCCAGCGTGTGAACGCCTCGCAGCTCAGCGAGTGGGTCGAGCAGGGCGCGGTCGAGGTCGTCTACCACCCGGTGGCGCTGCTGACCTCGAAGTCCGCCGGCACCAAGTACTCGCAGCGTGCCGCCGGCGCGGCGGCGTGCGTCGTGGAGCACGCCCCCGAGGCGTTCGCGGCGTTCAACCACGAGCTGCTCACGAACCAGCCCACGGTCGACAGCGACGGTTTCAGCGACTCGGAGCTCGCGAATCTCGCGATCGCGACGGGTGCGGACGACACCAAGGCCGTGCGCGCGTGCATCGAGAACGAGGACTACTTCGCGTGGGCCCGCGAGGCCACCGAGCGCGCGCTGAACGGCCCGCTTCCGGGCACCGACGATCTCACCCTTTCGGGCGCTCCCATGATCCTGGTCAACGGCGAGCCGTACGTCGGCGCGCTCGATGCGCCGGAGGAGTTCGCGGCCTTCCTGCTCGCCGTCGACAGCGAGGCGTACCTCGAGACCGCCACGCCGGAGCCGACGCCCTCGCCCTCGGGGAGCTGA
- a CDS encoding ABC transporter ATP-binding protein → MASVTFDSATRVYPGGTRPAVDSLDLEIGDGEFLVLVGPSGCGKSTSLRMLAGLEEVNDGRIMIGDRDVTDVPPKDRDIAMVFQNYALYPHMTVAENMGFALKIAGVSKDERAKRVQEAAKLLDLEPYLNRKPKALSGGQRQRVAMGRAIVREPQVFLMDEPLSNLDAKLRVQTRTQIASLQRRLGVTTVYVTHDQTEALTMGDRIAVLKDGILQQVGTPRDLYEKPNNVFVAGFIGSPAMNLFPADVVEGGIRFGTKTVPVGSSALGRAHGSEVTIGVRPEDIIVAPADGEGLKVVVDLVEELGADGYLYGHSEIEGKRTDIVARVDGRMHPNAGETITLAPVPDHVHVFDLETGERLTGAVAS, encoded by the coding sequence ATGGCATCCGTCACCTTTGACAGCGCCACCCGCGTCTACCCCGGCGGCACCCGCCCCGCGGTCGACTCCCTCGACCTCGAGATCGGCGACGGCGAGTTCCTCGTCCTGGTCGGCCCCTCGGGTTGCGGAAAGTCCACGTCGCTCCGCATGCTCGCGGGCCTCGAAGAGGTCAACGACGGCCGGATCATGATCGGCGACCGCGACGTCACCGACGTGCCGCCGAAGGACCGCGACATCGCGATGGTGTTCCAGAACTACGCGCTGTACCCCCACATGACCGTGGCCGAGAACATGGGCTTCGCGCTCAAGATCGCCGGTGTCAGCAAGGACGAGCGCGCCAAGCGCGTGCAGGAGGCGGCCAAGCTGCTCGACCTCGAGCCCTACCTGAACCGCAAGCCGAAGGCGCTCTCGGGTGGTCAGCGTCAGCGCGTCGCGATGGGCCGCGCCATCGTCCGCGAGCCGCAGGTGTTCCTCATGGACGAGCCGCTGTCGAACCTCGACGCCAAGCTGCGCGTCCAGACCCGCACGCAGATCGCGTCGCTGCAGCGCCGCCTCGGCGTCACGACCGTGTACGTCACGCACGACCAGACCGAGGCCCTGACGATGGGCGACCGGATCGCCGTGCTGAAGGACGGCATCCTGCAGCAGGTCGGCACGCCGCGCGACCTGTACGAGAAGCCGAACAACGTGTTCGTCGCCGGCTTCATCGGCTCGCCGGCCATGAACCTGTTCCCGGCCGACGTGGTCGAGGGCGGCATCCGGTTCGGCACGAAGACCGTCCCGGTCGGCTCGAGCGCGCTCGGCCGCGCCCACGGCTCCGAGGTCACGATCGGCGTCCGCCCCGAGGACATCATCGTCGCCCCCGCCGACGGCGAGGGCCTGAAGGTCGTCGTCGACCTGGTCGAGGAGCTCGGCGCCGACGGCTACCTGTACGGTCACTCGGAGATCGAGGGCAAGCGCACCGACATCGTCGCCCGCGTCGACGGCCGCATGCACCCGAACGCCGGCGAGACCATCACGCTCGCGCCCGTGCCGGACCACGTGCACGTGTTCGACCTGGAGACGGGCGAGCGCCTGACGGGCGCCGTCGCCTCCTAA